The following proteins come from a genomic window of Larus michahellis chromosome 28, bLarMic1.1, whole genome shotgun sequence:
- the LOC141735060 gene encoding scavenger receptor cysteine-rich domain-containing group B protein-like encodes MRLVLLACLWASLAGVLLAEDVDRTKLEIRLVGGDNQCSGRVEVLHKDIWGTICDDQWDLREAKVVCRQLGCGTALSAPRESKYGEGKGQIWLSDVNCKGTEASLTECEAKPWGDNICNHVEDASVECSGTEIPEPGPIRLVGGPNRCAGRVEVLHEERWGSVCHDDWDLNDAQVVCKQLGCGDAVLAPIGAKFGRGFETIWLDDVNCTGVEAALSECPARPWGDHNCYHGEDASAICSDSGITVSTSVRLVGGPSRCSGRVEILHNGVWGTVCDDQWDLREAKVVCRQLGCGTALSAPRESKYGEGKGQIWLSDVNCTGTEASLIECEAKPWGDNICNHVEDASVECSEVDIPEEGPIRLVDGPNKCAGRVEVLHDNRWGSVCDDYWDMKDAKVVCKQVGCGSPLSALGGARYGRGSDIIWLDDVDCNGTEESIFDCKARPWGEHNCYHGEDADVVCAVNKNLEEPEAP; translated from the exons ATGAGGCTCGTTCTCCTGGCATGTCTCTGGG CTTCCCTTGCAGGAGTCCTGCTGGCAG AAGATGTAGACAGAACCAAACTTGAGATCCGCCTGGTGGGTGGTGACAATCAGTGCTCCGGGAGAGTCGAGGTACTTCACAAGGACATCTGGGGGACCATCTGTGACGACCAGTGGGATTTACGGGAGGCAAAGGTTgtatgcaggcagctgggctgtgggacgGCGCTATCAGCCCCTCGGGAGTCTAAAtatggggaagggaaaggccAGATCTGGCTGAGTGACGTGAACTGTAAAGGGACAGAAGCGTCCCTCACCGAATGTGAGGCGAAGCCATGGGGAGACAACATCTGCAACCATGTGGAAGATGCCAGTGTGGAGTGCTCAG gAACAGAAATACCTGAGCCAGGGCCAATCCGGCTGGTGGGAGGCCCAAACCGATGTGCTGGGAGGGTTGAGGTGCTTCATGAAGAACGGTGGGGCAGCGTGTGCCATGATGACTGGGATCTAAATGACGCCCAAGTCGTGTGCAAGCAACTGGGCTGTGGTGATGCGGTGCTGGCCCCTATTGGAGCCAAGTTTGGACGAGGATTTGAAACCATTTGGCTGGATGACGTGAACTGCACAGGGGTGGAAGCTGCTCTCTCTGAGTGCCCGGCGAGACCATGGGGGGACCACAATTGTTACCATGGGGAAGATGCCAGTGCAATTTGTTCAG ACTCAGGGATCACCGTCTCCACTTCAGTCCGCCTGGTGGGTGGCCCCAGCCGCTGCTCCGGGAGAGTCGAGATACTTCACAATGGTGTCTGGGGGACCGTCTGTGACGACCAGTGGGATTTACGGGAGGCAAAGGTTgtatgcaggcagctgggctgtgggacgGCGCTATCAGCCCCTCGGGAGTCTAAAtatggggaagggaaaggccAGATCTGGCTGAGTGATGTGAACTGCACAGGGACAGAAGCGTCCCTCATCGAATGTGAGGCGAAGCCATGGGGAGACAACATCTGCAACCACGTGGAAGATGCCAGTGTGGAGTGCTCAG AGGTGGACATTCCTGAGGAGGGTCCGATCCGGCTTGTGGATGGCCCAAACAAGTGTGCTGGGAGAGTCGAGGTGCTCCACGATAACCGGTGGGGCAGTGTGTGTGACGACTACTGGGACATGAAGGACGCCAAGGTGGTGTGCAAGCAGGTGGGCTGCGGGTCACCACTGTCAGCTCTGGGAGGCGCCCGCTATGGGCGAGGGTCAGACATCATCTGGCTGGACGATGTTGATTGCAACGGGACGGAAGAGAGCATCTTTGACTGTAAGGCCAGGCCATGGGGTGAACATAACTGCTATCACGGAGAGGACGCTGACGTTGTCTGTGCAG